Part of the Sulfobacillus acidophilus DSM 10332 genome, CTATTTACAGGGAGTTCTCCCTCAGAACCTTTCGGGCCGGTCGGCAGAGGATGTCTCTTCATGAGGAGGATTATTGGTCAAAATGCGTGATCCCCATCTTATCGTTATAGCCACAGCGATTAATACCGAAATTGACGCCACTGACCCCTGGGTGAACTAGTGATGTTCGACTAACCGATTGGGTCCAACGGGATTATACGGCAGTCTTATGGGGGAAGAGATTTGACGCATCAGGGCGTAACGTGTGTTATTTGTGGCGGTCCTGCCACTGTGTTGTATGCGCAACTACCCGATATGTTTCACCAAATGCCTGGCCGCTGGGATGTTATGCGGTGCCTACAGTGTGATTTGCACTGGGTGCATCCGATGCCTCACCCCGATGTCCTAGCAGAACTCTATGTAAATTACCATACGCATTTTCAGCGTGCCAGCGTGTTCCAACGGCTTATGGTGGCGACGGCCGTCCAATACCGCCTGTTTTCCTGGCGCCTTATTCGAGCCATGTTCAAAGGGTGGCTTGGGAAGTCTCGTATAGGGCACTATTTGACGGCAACCTTGGGTACGCCGACGTCACTTGAGACGATCCGTTTACTGGACGTGGGGGCCGGGAATGGATGGTTTGTCCGTTTGATGACCGATCTGGGATGGGAGGCATGGGGAGTTGAGCCGGACCCGACAGCGGCTCACGATGCGGAAACAAGGGCCAAGGTTCCGGTTATATCCGCGTCGTTTGATGCTGCGTTGTTTCCGCCTTCCACATGGGATGTAATTACGTTTCGACATGTGTTCGAACATCTCCCGGATCCGGTTTCCACCATCAAGGCCGCCGACACGTTATTGAAACCGGGTGGGCGTCTTGTGATTTTATGTACAAACACGGCTAGTATTGGCGCTCGACAATTCCAAGATGAATGGCGTGGGTGGGAAGTACCGCGACATGTGTTCATGTACAATCCTTCCAACTTGGCACGTCTGGTGACCACGGCAGGGTCGTTTACCATTGAAGTGTTGGAGACAGTGTTAACGCCAACATTAAAATGATCCAGATCGCCAGAATGAATTTGACCCACCCCTAACGAAATTTGACACCAAAACCTGACCAAAGGTGAGGTGTCTCCATGACAAGGAGTGGGCAAATTATGAAGATCCGTGATCTTCACGAACAAGGATATCGTATCCGGGAAATCAGTCGCAAGACGGGCATGTCCCGCAATACCGTTAAGAAATATTTGCGGACCGATCCGGTCCGCCGACGCCGGGCCTCCAGACCAGCGAAACTCGACCCCTTTAAGGCGTATTTGAACACACAAGTGGCACACGGGGTCACCAACGGCGTCCGACTGTTTCATGAGATTCGGCAGCAAGGCTATACCGGAGGATATACGCTCGTCAAGAACTATCTCCAACCGCGCCGGCCGGCGCGGACCCCTCAGGCGGTCAGGCGGTTTGACACCGAGCCGGGCCAGCAGGCGCAAGTGGACTTTGGATTCTTTGGTTACGACGATGTCGCGGGTCGGCCTCAGAAGCTCTGGCTCTTTGTGATGGTCTTAAGCCATTCGCGCATGACCTATGCGGAGTTCGGGACCACTGCGGACGGCACGGCGGTTATCCGGGGGCTCGTGCATGCCTTTCAATACTTTGGGGGTCGTCCGCGGGATGTGCTCTTTGACCACAGGAAACCGGTGGTACAAGGACGCGATGAGAACGGCGACGTCGTCTGGACGCCGCGGTTTCTGGACGCCGCCCTCGCGTTGGGCTTCCACCCCCGCGCCTGTCGCCCGTACCGGGCTCAGACCAAGGGGCGTGTGGAACGGACGATGGGATATATTCGGCATCACTTTTGGCCGGGCCGCACGTTCACCGATCTGGCCGACCTGAATCGTCAGCTGCTGCAATGGTTGGACACCGTCGCGAACGTGCGACCGCATGGCACGATCCAGGAGCGACCCCTCGATCGTCTGGCGACCGAACACCTGGAACCACTCCCGGATCCGGCCCGATGGGCTCCGTACCTCCTCGAAACCCGGACAGTGAGCCGGGATGGGTTCGTCGCCTATGGCGGGAGTCGATATGGCGTGCCCTGGACGGTTGCGGGACAACCCATTACGGTGGAAGACTGCGGCGACCGCCTGGTGTTTCGGGTCGATGGCGTGATGGTGGCCGAACATCCCCGGGCACCCGTCCCCGGCAGCGTGAATCCCCTTCGCGATCAATGGCACAGCCTACCGCAGACGGATCCGGTTCCGACCCGTACGGGTCGGGCGCAACAGATTCCAACCCCGGATGTCGAAGTTCGCGATCTCGAAGAATACGCCCGGATTGGAGGGACGATTTCATGTTCCCGCTAGAACAGGTTCATCAACAACGGGAAATGTTGGGGTTGCTGGATGCCGGAGCCGTCCTCGAGAATCGTTTAGACCAGGCTAGTCACGAGAATCTCTCGTATGTGGAGTTCCTCCATGGCCTCCTGCAGGTGGAACTCCAAGCTCGACGGGAACGCTATCTTAAAGCCCGATTACGGCTGGCCCATTTTCCCGCGATCAAACGGTTAGAAGACTTTGATTGGACCTTCCAACCGTCCATTGATATGCGGCAAATCCAGTCTCTGGCTTCATTGGCCTTCGTGGCGGAAGCCACGAACATTCTCTTCCTCGGACCTCCCGGGGTGGGAAAGTCCCACCTCGCGATATCCTTGGGCCTCAAGGCCGTCGAAGCCGGATTCGGCGCGTACTTTGTCACCGCCGACCGCCTCTTACAGGATCTGGAGAAGGCGTATCATGAACATCGATTAGACCGGCGCATGCGGGTTTACCTCGCACCTAAGGTGCTGATCGTCGACGAATTTGGCTACCTGCCCTTATCGCGGGTAGCCGCGACGCTCTTCTTTCAACTCGTCTCCGCTCGCTACGAGCGGGGGAGTTTCATTCTGACCTCGAACAAGGGGTTTGCCGATTGGGGCGACGTCTTGGGGGATCCCGTCATCGCCACGGCCATTTTGGATCGATTGCTGCACCATTCCCATGTGGTGAACATCCGCGGGGACAGCTACCGACTGAAAGACAAGAAACGGGCTGGCGTGTGGACTGCGCCAGCCATCCCCGCATCCCCGGGAGATTCCGCCGGTGGGTCAAATTCGGTTGGCGCAAGTGGATCAAATTTAGATCGGCGTTGACAGACAGAGTGGATTAATGCGGCCTGGTTTTATTTGGCTAGTATTCATCAATTCTCGGTGCGGGATTTTGGAAGGGCTCTGGCATTTACATGGAGGGAAAAGCGAACGCTCGTGCGGGACCTATGGGGAGGTGAAGAACTTATGCTGGTAGCTCGCAAAGTATAACGGCTAGTGATTTGTTGGTCCGCCCCGGTTCTCTGGGGGAGGGTGTTTTGGAAGCATATTGAATCGGGACGTCAACTAACCCACCATAAAACCATTACACCGCCTAAGGACTGGCGGGTTTTTGTTTTGTGCAGCAAATCGGGAGCGGGGCACTGTTGAGAAGGATTTTGCGAATGCCTATTTGATTGATGGGCGTGCGCGCCGATAATTCGTGACATAAGCCCAAGCGGTAATCCAAGATTCCGGATCCCATAAACGGACTCGAATGGGCTCACATCGATAAGGCCCTTGGTCTGGACTTCGAGGGTCATATTCTTCCCAAGCGTCCAATGCCGCCCAAAGCGCGGAACGAGCTTCCAACTGAGGGGGGAGTCGATAAATTTCGCCCCACACGACGGGTCCGGCAACCTGGCAGCGATTGAGAAACAGGTGACGATATGCGTCAATGATCCGCGTTTCGCCATAAACCATGCCTACGCCGACAAACTCGATTGAAAACGGACTGAGTAGGTGATGGTGAGAATTGTCACGACGTAGGGTGCCGTAAACAAAAAGCCACGGAATCGTCGTTAACCGCGAGTCTTCTTCAACCATCTATTAATTCCCCAAGCGTTTAGCGGCTACGCTTAAAAGTTTCATGAGGCGATTCCTCCGGCGTAGGAGTGTTGTCCGGGACGTAGGGTAACCAGACGTCAGCGAAGGCTTTTAACGCGTCTAATATCGGAAACAAGGCCTGGCCTTTCGGGGTCAACCGATATTCTACCCGCGGAGGCACTTCCGCATAGCGCGCCCGTTCCACGATGCGTTCTTGGGCCAGGCGCTGTAGCCGATCGGTCAGGGTGCGCGGGTTGAGTCCGACATTCACAAAATCATTAAACCGACGCGGACCTCGACGTAATTCCCGCAATATCACAATCGTTGGCACATCGGCGACCAGCGTAGCAGCACGCTGAATGGGGCACTGAATGTGCTGATAGTCCTGAATCATCCATCCGCACCTCCTCAAAAACCCCGTGAATTCATGTTTAGTGTACCCGATTTACCTCAAGTTTGGGCAAGAAACCTTGATCATTCAATACTATACGATCTATAGTAATGGGGTAGGCGTTGAGATTAAATTTGTTTGATCTTAGGAGGATTATTAAAGATGGCTAAAATCGCCTTTTGGATTACCGCCGGTCCCGAATTAGAAAGCAAAGCGTTGGCCAATATCGTGTTGGCGGCTCGGTTAAAACAAAATCGGCAGCAAGATATTCAAGTCTATTTTTTCGGGCCTGGTGTGCAACTGGCCGGTAATGCGGAGGGCCCTTTAAAAGAGGCGATCCAAGCCTTAAATGCGGCGTCGGTCCCCATGGCGGCCTGTCCCTTTAATGCAGACCAATATGGCGTCTCTGCACCGATTACGGCTCATGGGGTAGAGATGGAGCCGGCGGGAGAAGCCTTAGTACGACTTGTGAACGAAGGATATCAAATTATCGGCGTATAGTTCGGGAGAGGAGAAGCGCCCTTGTCGCAGTCGGGAGGATCGAGGATAGCGCTGGTTTGGCTTACCGTGGCAGAACTTTTAGCCATGAGCGTGTGGTTTAGTGCGACCGCGGTGTCGGGAGCCATCGGGAAAGCCTGGCATCTCTCCAGTGGGGCTACAACCTGGTTGACGGCCACGGTACCCCTAGGGTTCGTAGGTGGGGCGCTTTTTAGTGCCACCATTGGATTGGCTGATCGGGTGCCTCCGCGACGTTTGATCAGTCTCGGAGCCGCGGGGGCGGCTCTCACCACCGCGTTGGTAGCCGGCTTTCCTCAAGGAGGCATTGTGCCGTATCTCCTGAGAGTGATGACGGGCGCTTTTCTGTCTGTCGTTTATCCCGTAGCGGTACAGTGGATTGCTGAATGGTTTCCACACCAACGGGGATTAGCGGTAGCGATTCTCATTGGCGGGCTTACTTTGGGATCGGCATTTCCGCACGTGTTGACGGGATTGCCGATGATGCGGCAATGGCCAACGGTGCTCATGACCAGCGGCGGGCTTGCGGCATTCGGGGGTCTCATTGTATGGCAGATGATTCCCCGCTCCCGGACCTGGGTTAAGCCCCCGCCCTTTCGGTGGAACCACCTGCGCCGGGTCATACAAAATCGGCCCGTTATGTGGGCGAATATCGGGTATTGGGGCCATATGTGGGAACTTTACGCCATGTGGGCGTGGTTGCCGGCTTTCCTGCTGGCTAGCTGGCGGATCGATTGGTCGGGCGAGCAGTTAAGGCAAGTCGCCGGTGTGGCCAGTTTTATGGCTATTGGCGTCGCCGGGTTTGGGGGTGCCCTTTTAGGAGGATGGGCAGCCGAACGATGGGGCCGCACGGTCACGACCATGGTGGCCATGGCGGTTAGCGGGACGATGGCTATGGTCATCGGATTGACCTATCGATCAGATCCGATCGGCACGTTCGTTCTCGCGCTTTGTTGGGGGGCGAGCGTGATTGCGGACTCGGCACAGTTTTCGGCTGCGGTGACGGAATTGAGTTCGCCCGCCTCGAAGGGAAGTGCGCTTACCCTTCAAATGGCGGTAGGCTATCTGGTTACCATATTGTCGATTGATTTTGTGGGGTGGGCCGTTCAAAAGGTAGGATGGCATTGGGCGTTTACGGCATTGGCACTCGGCCCTCTTATAGGAATTTGGGGGATGTTCCGCTTACGACGACGACCGGAATCCTTACTGATGGCTCATGGGCGGCGATGAATCCGAGAAGATCGGAAAGCCTGCGGGCGGCGATTCCAAAATCGGCGCCGCGACATGCCCGTGCCGCGTAAATCGGGGAATATGGCCTAATGCGTGGACGTGCCGGGCATCTTCTCCCAAGGTTTCCACCCACTGATATCCTTCGGTTAAAATGACGCCGATGGCTTTGACCTTTGCATCGGCTTGACGTGCTAAGTTTAGGGTCGCCTTCAGGCTATTACCGGATGCGGCGACATCATCAACCACTACAATTCGACGACCTGCCATCCAAGGCCGATAGGCTTGATCAAGCAACAGCACTTGTGCACCCTCGGTTGTGGTTGATTGGACGGGAGCCGACAGCGCGGACGCCAGATGGATTTTCCGGGATTTTTGAGCAATGACATATCGATCTAAACCGAGCGCCCGGGTAACCTCAATGGCTACCGGAATCCCTAAGGTGGCGGTACCCATGACGATTTCAGGACGATAGGGGGCGAGACGTTCGGCTAGTAAGCGGCCAATGCGCTCACCAAAGTGTACTCCCCGGTCAATGACCATCAATAACGCAATCGCCCCTGTTTCCGTGGGGATGATGGGCAATGCTTCAGGCGTTCCCCCAATATTTACGGTGTAATAGGCCGGTTCCAACGGATAATCCTCTCCATCGACGGTCGAGTAGATGATTTATGCTGGAAGGAAATTGCACAGGTGTCAAGGGATATGTCGCCTTTTTGGTGAAAACCTCAATCTTGTGGTGATGGTCTTAGGCAGGGCACACGATGTTCTGCCTTTCCAAGCCCGGCTCAACCGATATACTGATTTTAGTACGATAGCCGATAAGAGTGGATGGTATTGATCAATCGAGGCGTGTTTCTTAAAAACATTTACCTCCAGGAAGGTTCGACCGAGACCTATCCGTATAATATTCCGGCATTTCGTGGCCTGGCCAAAATTGAGTTGACCACCGCCGTCACATTTTTAGTCGGGGAAAACGGCTCGGGCAAGTCGACTCTTCTCGAGGCGATTGCGTCGGCAGCGGGGTTTAATCCTGAAGGGGGCAGTCGTGATCATCGTTTTGCGACGGTTGAAAGCCCGACGGGATTAGAAAATGCGATTCGGCTTTCGTGGTTTCCCAAAGCCACGTCAGGATTTTTCTTACGGGCCGAAAGCTTTTTCAATTTTTCTTCGTACCTGGATGAAATGGCTAAGGATTTTCCCGATAAAGCCTATCAAGCTTATGGAGGGAAGTCACTCCATCGTCAATCGCACGGAGAAGCCTTCTTTGCCCTGTTTACCCATCGATTTCGTAACCGGGGAAAGGCGTTATATCTGTTGGATGAGCCGGAAGCCGCATTGTCCCCCGCGCGCCAACTCGCCTTTCTGCGTTTAATGTGGGACCACGAACAACGAGGGCAGTCCCAATTTCTTATTGCCACCCATTCGCCTATCTTGCTCGGCTATCCGCATGCCACCATTTTGACATGTGACACCCAACCCCTGTCCGTCATTGCCTATGAGGATACGGAACACTACAGGATTACCAAACAATTTCTTTTAAACCGTGAAGGCGTATTGAAAGAGCTGTTCAAGCCGGACCCCGATTAGGTCGACATCGGCCGATCGCCGGAATTAGGGAAAACCGACAGCAAAGTTGGAGGCTTGGTCAGAGCGGATCCTCTTTTTAGCGAGGGGAGAAATATGAGGACAAAAGGGCATTCGATTCGGATTAGTGTTCCCGACAGTTTAAATTTTGCGCTATGGATTCGGCGGCAAAGCTGGATCAATACTCCGGCGGATGAGATGGTATGGGAGCGCTGGTGGAACCATTTACTCAATTTACGGCGGATGGATCCCCAGGAACGCTTTTATGCGACCGCCTATTGGGTCGCACCCGAAACCGCCTGTCTACCCTATGACGGACGGAGCGGACTTTCTTGGCATGATCAGTGGGCCAAGTTTTCAAAGGAACGGAAGGGCATTGAAGAGGCCGTAGATCTTACCGGACTTCGGCGGCTCTTGCGGGAAGACCGCTGGCGATTAGCCCTACTGGCACGGACCGATTGGGTTTTTGACGCGGTATGGGATCCTCTGTCGATCATTTCACAGGACTTGGTTTGGGAGGGATACGGAGTTCTTCGGTGGCCGTACCACCAAGATCCGTTGGCGCTCGAACACAGCTTGACCATGGCATTAGGAGCGTG contains:
- a CDS encoding major facilitator superfamily MFS_1 (PFAM: Major Facilitator Superfamily~InterPro IPR011701~KEGG: chl:Chy400_3302 major facilitator superfamily protein~PFAM: Major facilitator superfamily MFS-1~SPTR: Major facilitator superfamily MFS_1), coding for MSQSGGSRIALVWLTVAELLAMSVWFSATAVSGAIGKAWHLSSGATTWLTATVPLGFVGGALFSATIGLADRVPPRRLISLGAAGAALTTALVAGFPQGGIVPYLLRVMTGAFLSVVYPVAVQWIAEWFPHQRGLAVAILIGGLTLGSAFPHVLTGLPMMRQWPTVLMTSGGLAAFGGLIVWQMIPRSRTWVKPPPFRWNHLRRVIQNRPVMWANIGYWGHMWELYAMWAWLPAFLLASWRIDWSGEQLRQVAGVASFMAIGVAGFGGALLGGWAAERWGRTVTTMVAMAVSGTMAMVIGLTYRSDPIGTFVLALCWGASVIADSAQFSAAVTELSSPASKGSALTLQMAVGYLVTILSIDFVGWAVQKVGWHWAFTALALGPLIGIWGMFRLRRRPESLLMAHGRR
- a CDS encoding transcriptional regulator, HxlR family (PFAM: HxlR-like helix-turn-helix~COGs: COG1733 transcriptional regulator protein~InterPro IPR002577~KEGG: tro:trd_1362 hypothetical protein~PFAM: Helix-turn-helix, HxlR type~SPTR: Hypothetical conserved protein), encoding MIQDYQHIQCPIQRAATLVADVPTIVILRELRRGPRRFNDFVNVGLNPRTLTDRLQRLAQERIVERARYAEVPPRVEYRLTPKGQALFPILDALKAFADVWLPYVPDNTPTPEESPHETFKRSR
- a CDS encoding phosphoribosyltransferase (PFAM: Phosphoribosyl transferase domain~COGs: COG0503 Adenine/guanine phosphoribosyltransferase and related PRPP-binding protein~InterPro IPR000836~KEGG: ara:Arad_8020 adenine phosphoribosyltransferase~PFAM: Phosphoribosyltransferase~SPTR: Adenine phosphoribosyltransferase), translating into MEPAYYTVNIGGTPEALPIIPTETGAIALLMVIDRGVHFGERIGRLLAERLAPYRPEIVMGTATLGIPVAIEVTRALGLDRYVIAQKSRKIHLASALSAPVQSTTTEGAQVLLLDQAYRPWMAGRRIVVVDDVAASGNSLKATLNLARQADAKVKAIGVILTEGYQWVETLGEDARHVHALGHIPRFTRHGHVAAPILESPPAGFPIFSDSSPPMSHQ
- a CDS encoding IstB transposition helper protein (PFAM: IstB-like ATP binding protein~COGs: COG1484 DNA replication protein~InterPro IPR003593:IPR002611~KEGG: chy:CHY_1116 ISChy4, transposition helper protein~PFAM: IstB-like ATP-binding protein~SMART: ATPase, AAA+ type, core~SPTR: IstB transposition helper protein), with amino-acid sequence MFPLEQVHQQREMLGLLDAGAVLENRLDQASHENLSYVEFLHGLLQVELQARRERYLKARLRLAHFPAIKRLEDFDWTFQPSIDMRQIQSLASLAFVAEATNILFLGPPGVGKSHLAISLGLKAVEAGFGAYFVTADRLLQDLEKAYHEHRLDRRMRVYLAPKVLIVDEFGYLPLSRVAATLFFQLVSARYERGSFILTSNKGFADWGDVLGDPVIATAILDRLLHHSHVVNIRGDSYRLKDKKRAGVWTAPAIPASPGDSAGGSNSVGASGSNLDRR
- a CDS encoding AAA ATPase (COGs: COG3910 ATPase~InterPro IPR003593~KEGG: bpf:BpOF4_18280 ABC transporter ATP-binding protein~SMART: ATPase, AAA+ type, core~SPTR: SMC domain protein); this encodes MVLINRGVFLKNIYLQEGSTETYPYNIPAFRGLAKIELTTAVTFLVGENGSGKSTLLEAIASAAGFNPEGGSRDHRFATVESPTGLENAIRLSWFPKATSGFFLRAESFFNFSSYLDEMAKDFPDKAYQAYGGKSLHRQSHGEAFFALFTHRFRNRGKALYLLDEPEAALSPARQLAFLRLMWDHEQRGQSQFLIATHSPILLGYPHATILTCDTQPLSVIAYEDTEHYRITKQFLLNREGVLKELFKPDPD
- a CDS encoding hypothetical protein (PFAM: DsrE/DsrF-like family~COGs: COG3370 conserved hypothetical protein~InterPro IPR009710~KEGG: afo:Afer_1366 protein of unknown function DUF1291~SPTR: Putative uncharacterized protein); amino-acid sequence: MAKIAFWITAGPELESKALANIVLAARLKQNRQQDIQVYFFGPGVQLAGNAEGPLKEAIQALNAASVPMAACPFNADQYGVSAPITAHGVEMEPAGEALVRLVNEGYQIIGV
- a CDS encoding Methyltransferase type 11 (PFAM: Methyltransferase domain~COGs: COG2227 2-polyprenyl-3-methyl-5-hydroxy-6-metoxy-1 4-benzoquinol methylase~InterPro IPR013216~KEGG: afr:AFE_0077 hypothetical protein~PFAM: Methyltransferase type 11~SPTR: Putative uncharacterized protein) is translated as MLYAQLPDMFHQMPGRWDVMRCLQCDLHWVHPMPHPDVLAELYVNYHTHFQRASVFQRLMVATAVQYRLFSWRLIRAMFKGWLGKSRIGHYLTATLGTPTSLETIRLLDVGAGNGWFVRLMTDLGWEAWGVEPDPTAAHDAETRAKVPVISASFDAALFPPSTWDVITFRHVFEHLPDPVSTIKAADTLLKPGGRLVILCTNTASIGARQFQDEWRGWEVPRHVFMYNPSNLARLVTTAGSFTIEVLETVLTPTLK
- a CDS encoding AIG2 family protein (PFAM: AIG2-like family~InterPro IPR009288~PFAM: AIG2-like); its protein translation is MVEEDSRLTTIPWLFVYGTLRRDNSHHHLLSPFSIEFVGVGMVYGETRIIDAYRHLFLNRCQVAGPVVWGEIYRLPPQLEARSALWAALDAWEEYDPRSPDQGPYRCEPIRVRLWDPESWITAWAYVTNYRRARPSIK
- a CDS encoding Integrase catalytic region (PFAM: Integrase core domain~COGs: COG4584 Transposase and inactivated derivatives~InterPro IPR001584~KEGG: tmr:Tmar_0341 integrase~PFAM: Integrase, catalytic core~SPTR: Integrase catalytic region), producing MKIRDLHEQGYRIREISRKTGMSRNTVKKYLRTDPVRRRRASRPAKLDPFKAYLNTQVAHGVTNGVRLFHEIRQQGYTGGYTLVKNYLQPRRPARTPQAVRRFDTEPGQQAQVDFGFFGYDDVAGRPQKLWLFVMVLSHSRMTYAEFGTTADGTAVIRGLVHAFQYFGGRPRDVLFDHRKPVVQGRDENGDVVWTPRFLDAALALGFHPRACRPYRAQTKGRVERTMGYIRHHFWPGRTFTDLADLNRQLLQWLDTVANVRPHGTIQERPLDRLATEHLEPLPDPARWAPYLLETRTVSRDGFVAYGGSRYGVPWTVAGQPITVEDCGDRLVFRVDGVMVAEHPRAPVPGSVNPLRDQWHSLPQTDPVPTRTGRAQQIPTPDVEVRDLEEYARIGGTISCSR